From Spirosoma agri, one genomic window encodes:
- a CDS encoding DUF4249 domain-containing protein, which produces MKKSILLQSVIWVVVLLAAGCVDPYRPPEVTSPNTYLVVSGFVNSAPGTTSTIQLSRTQNLTDKKAPTVETKAVVTVESSTKATYTFQEGSGGVYTLSGVVPRAGETYRLRIRTAQGKEYLSDFVPVNVTPPIDSVSWRVENDGVQINVNAHDATNKTRYYRWEFDETWVYTSAYNSHYELVNKQILRRTESVYQCWGSSTDKTIQLGSSARLSNDVISQRPLLFIDGASVKLSTRYSIQVKQYALTQAAYDYYDQLAKITQSVGSIFDPQPSQITGNIHSTTNTGELVMGFFRVGSVEARRIYIAKTQLPPWIPGTGHGSCDVDTMSASDILMKEPGIIDEVDRLYLTTSLYCLDCRLKGGVTKKPDFWE; this is translated from the coding sequence ATGAAAAAATCAATTTTACTACAGTCTGTGATCTGGGTAGTGGTGCTGCTAGCTGCCGGCTGCGTTGATCCCTACCGCCCGCCCGAAGTTACCTCACCCAACACCTACCTGGTGGTGAGTGGCTTCGTCAACAGCGCACCGGGCACCACATCTACCATTCAACTGTCGCGCACGCAAAACCTGACGGATAAGAAGGCGCCAACCGTCGAAACAAAGGCGGTGGTCACGGTCGAAAGTTCAACGAAGGCAACCTACACCTTTCAGGAGGGAAGCGGTGGCGTTTATACACTGTCGGGTGTGGTGCCGCGCGCGGGTGAGACGTATCGGCTCCGCATCCGTACGGCGCAGGGAAAAGAATACCTGTCTGATTTTGTACCGGTTAATGTTACCCCACCCATCGATAGCGTAAGCTGGCGCGTGGAGAACGATGGCGTTCAGATCAACGTCAATGCGCACGACGCAACGAACAAAACACGCTATTATCGCTGGGAATTCGATGAAACCTGGGTCTACACGTCGGCGTACAACTCTCATTACGAGCTTGTAAATAAACAAATTTTACGCCGAACGGAAAGTGTTTATCAGTGCTGGGGAAGTTCGACCGACAAAACGATTCAACTGGGTTCGTCGGCCCGGTTGAGCAACGATGTTATCAGCCAGCGGCCACTGCTCTTTATTGACGGCGCATCGGTCAAGCTCAGTACGCGATACAGCATACAGGTCAAACAATATGCACTGACCCAGGCGGCTTATGATTATTACGACCAGCTGGCCAAAATAACGCAGAGTGTCGGGTCAATTTTCGATCCGCAACCGTCGCAAATTACGGGCAACATTCACTCAACGACCAACACCGGGGAGCTGGTTATGGGCTTCTTCCGGGTTGGATCGGTCGAAGCCCGTCGTATTTACATCGCGAAGACACAGTTACCACCCTGGATTCCAGGAACGGGCCACGGTAGTTGTGATGTCGATACTATGTCAGCCAGCGATATTCTCATGAAAGAGCCAGGTATCATCGACGAAGTGGATCGATTATACCTGACGACTTCCCTATACTGCCTCGACTGTCGATTGAAGGGTGGCGTAACCAAAAAACCAGACTTCTGGGAATAA
- a CDS encoding TonB-dependent receptor: MAQLYRTILLFVTLTGMFTHASGQQQPAKPISGDFANLRFEQFAKEIERVSPYRFFYNASEVDSLVVNLQVKNQPLQAVLRQFFEGTRYFFAIDQNQRVYITLDRPIRTELPIGFFRGGNGQTTLDSTANDYLTQGKTKRVETETKVYDIGKRTNPIRPGRSTIAGSVRSTLSGEPIVGAAVYVENPRMGTVTDQFGYYSITLPRGRYDLKLRSIGQKDTRRRIILYADGKLDIEMEDDVIALREVVIEAEKDVNVSGMQMGQQRVDIKTIRQVPTALGEADLLRVILTLPGVKSVGESSTGLNVRGGATDQNLILYNDAPIYNTSHLFGFFSAFNPDIIKSAELYKSGIPSRFGGRLSSVLEVQTRDGNKKKLVGSGGIGLLTGRLTLEGPLIKDKTSFIIGGRSTYSNWLLKQLPNSSFKNSSANFYDLNLHVTHDVNEKNTLYLTGYLSKDDFRLNSDTTYQYQNQTATLKWKHIINNKLYSVFTGSYSGYKYNVYSDKNPVNAYKLDFAISQSQVKADFNYYPTNKHAVDFGISSTYYKIAPGNFQPRGSESLILPDVVSGEQGVESAVYIGDKFDITDQLSISGGLRYSAYTYLGPRSVFQYAPGVAKTTNTITDTIAYTNNQAIQTYHGPEYRLALRYALSPTTSIKASFNRMRQYIQMLSNTTVISPTDIWKLSDPNIKPQIGDQYALGFYRNNRTNTIETSVEVYYKTMQNMLDYRSGAVLFLNHHIETDVVNAQGKAYGIEFLVKKSTGKLNGWLSYTYARTLLRTNSLNSAETINQGAYYPSNYDKPHDVTMIGNYKINRRFSLSLNFTYSTGRPITLPISKFTLDGAQRLLYSERNQYRVPDYYRADFAMNIEGNHKVKKLAHSSWTIAVYNLTGRRNVYSVYFKSENGVINGYKLSIFGQPIPSITYNFRF, from the coding sequence ATGGCCCAACTCTACCGCACCATTCTTCTTTTCGTTACCCTGACCGGCATGTTCACCCACGCATCGGGGCAACAACAGCCAGCGAAACCAATCAGCGGAGACTTCGCAAACCTCCGTTTCGAGCAGTTTGCGAAAGAAATCGAACGCGTCAGTCCCTACCGCTTTTTTTACAACGCCAGCGAAGTCGACAGTCTGGTGGTCAATTTACAGGTCAAAAATCAGCCCCTTCAGGCAGTGCTGCGGCAGTTTTTTGAGGGGACCAGGTATTTCTTCGCCATTGACCAGAACCAACGGGTCTACATAACGCTGGATCGACCGATACGAACCGAGTTACCCATTGGCTTTTTCCGGGGTGGTAACGGCCAGACAACCCTCGATTCAACGGCGAACGACTACCTGACGCAGGGGAAGACCAAACGCGTTGAAACCGAAACGAAGGTGTACGACATCGGCAAACGGACCAATCCCATACGGCCCGGTCGCTCAACCATTGCCGGTTCGGTGCGCAGTACGTTGTCGGGCGAGCCAATTGTCGGAGCGGCTGTTTACGTCGAAAATCCGCGGATGGGCACCGTAACGGACCAGTTCGGCTATTACTCCATCACGCTCCCCAGGGGCCGCTACGACCTGAAACTCCGCAGTATTGGTCAGAAAGATACCCGTCGCCGGATCATTCTCTACGCGGATGGCAAGCTGGATATTGAGATGGAAGACGATGTGATTGCGCTGAGAGAAGTCGTGATCGAGGCCGAAAAAGACGTGAACGTGTCGGGAATGCAGATGGGTCAGCAACGGGTCGACATCAAGACCATCCGGCAGGTTCCAACGGCGCTGGGTGAAGCCGATCTGCTGCGGGTCATTCTGACGTTACCGGGTGTAAAATCGGTGGGCGAAAGCTCAACGGGGCTTAACGTGCGGGGGGGCGCTACCGACCAGAACCTGATTCTGTACAACGACGCGCCAATCTATAACACCTCGCACCTGTTTGGCTTCTTCTCGGCCTTCAATCCGGACATTATCAAGAGCGCCGAACTCTATAAAAGTGGCATTCCGTCCCGGTTTGGCGGCAGGCTGTCGTCGGTACTAGAGGTGCAGACGCGCGACGGCAACAAAAAGAAACTCGTGGGTTCGGGCGGTATTGGTCTGCTGACGGGTCGGCTAACGCTGGAAGGACCGCTGATCAAAGACAAAACGTCGTTCATCATCGGTGGTCGCTCGACATATTCCAACTGGCTGCTGAAGCAACTGCCAAACTCCTCGTTCAAGAACAGCTCGGCCAATTTTTACGATCTGAACCTGCACGTTACGCACGATGTCAACGAGAAAAATACGTTGTACCTGACGGGTTACCTGAGCAAAGACGACTTCCGGCTCAACAGCGACACAACTTACCAATACCAGAATCAGACCGCCACGCTGAAGTGGAAACATATCATCAATAACAAGCTGTACAGCGTTTTTACGGGTAGTTACAGCGGCTATAAATACAACGTCTACAGCGATAAAAACCCGGTCAATGCCTATAAGCTGGATTTCGCGATCAGCCAGTCGCAAGTAAAGGCGGATTTCAATTATTATCCGACCAACAAGCACGCGGTCGATTTCGGGATCAGTTCAACGTATTACAAAATTGCACCCGGCAATTTCCAGCCGCGGGGCAGCGAATCGTTGATTCTTCCGGATGTGGTTTCGGGCGAGCAGGGCGTCGAAAGCGCGGTGTACATTGGCGACAAATTCGACATCACCGATCAGTTGTCGATCAGTGGTGGCCTGCGTTACTCAGCCTACACGTATCTGGGACCAAGATCGGTTTTCCAATACGCGCCGGGTGTGGCCAAAACGACAAACACGATTACGGACACCATCGCGTATACCAACAATCAGGCAATTCAGACCTATCACGGCCCCGAGTATCGGCTGGCCCTTCGCTATGCCCTCTCGCCAACGACCTCCATCAAGGCGAGTTTCAACCGGATGCGGCAGTACATTCAGATGCTCTCCAACACAACGGTCATCTCCCCCACCGACATCTGGAAACTGAGCGATCCGAACATTAAGCCACAGATTGGCGATCAGTACGCGCTGGGCTTTTACCGGAATAACCGCACCAACACCATCGAAACGTCCGTTGAGGTTTATTACAAGACCATGCAGAACATGCTCGACTACCGGAGCGGGGCCGTTCTGTTCCTGAATCACCATATCGAAACGGATGTTGTCAATGCGCAGGGAAAAGCGTACGGTATCGAATTTCTGGTCAAAAAATCGACGGGTAAACTAAACGGCTGGCTTAGCTATACCTACGCCCGGACGCTTCTACGGACCAATAGCCTCAATAGTGCGGAGACGATCAATCAGGGAGCCTATTACCCAAGCAATTACGACAAGCCACACGATGTTACCATGATCGGTAATTACAAGATCAACCGGCGGTTTAGCCTGTCGCTGAATTTTACGTACAGCACAGGTCGCCCCATCACGCTACCCATCTCAAAATTTACGCTCGACGGGGCGCAGCGGCTGCTTTACTCCGAACGCAACCAGTACCGGGTTCCAGACTACTACCGCGCTGACTTTGCAATGAACATCGAAGGCAATCACAAAGTCAAAAAGCTGGCGCACAGTTCCTGGACCATTGCAGTCTATAACCTGACGGGTCGGCGGAATGTCTATTCGGTCTACTTTAAGTCGGAGAACGGCGTCATCAATGGGTATAAATTATCCATTTTCGGGCAGCCGATACCGTCGATTACCTACAATTTCAGATTCTAA
- a CDS encoding response regulator transcription factor produces the protein MLVDDHSIVRDGIRLLLEQAEGLEIIDEANDGEEALEKLKSHQPDLVLMDISLPGMSGIQTTQVVSRLYKNVRVLMLSMHNNEDYILRSVEAGAYGYILKDSSSDEMIKAIRMIALGEKYYSSPVASIILSGYMQQLKKGSKQSREVQPSRLSNKEKEILQFLVDGMSSREIAERLQLSVRTVDNHRANMMRRLQVRNAAELVRIAVEEKLI, from the coding sequence ATGCTGGTGGACGATCACTCGATTGTCCGCGACGGAATTCGGCTACTCCTGGAACAGGCCGAAGGATTAGAAATTATCGATGAAGCCAACGACGGCGAGGAAGCGCTCGAAAAACTTAAATCGCATCAGCCCGATCTGGTCCTGATGGACATATCGCTTCCCGGTATGTCGGGCATTCAGACGACGCAGGTTGTCAGCCGGTTGTATAAGAATGTGCGAGTTTTGATGCTGTCCATGCACAACAATGAAGATTACATTCTTCGGTCGGTAGAAGCCGGCGCCTATGGCTACATCCTTAAAGATTCGTCGTCCGATGAAATGATCAAGGCGATACGCATGATCGCGCTTGGTGAAAAATATTACAGTTCACCCGTGGCATCGATCATTCTGAGCGGCTACATGCAGCAGCTCAAAAAAGGCAGCAAACAAAGTCGGGAAGTACAACCATCGCGTTTGTCCAACAAAGAAAAAGAGATATTGCAGTTTCTGGTCGATGGCATGAGCAGCCGCGAAATTGCCGAACGCCTTCAACTCAGCGTCCGCACGGTCGACAACCACCGCGCGAACATGATGCGCCGGTTACAGGTGCGCAATGCCGCTGAACTGGTTCGGATTGCAGTCGAAGAAAAGCTCATTTGA
- a CDS encoding glycoside hydrolase family 25 protein: MKARVLINIILRRYGLWIAAFMVLLIGYLIFRSYRQDDMDWRFVRAFGIRLPMRYGIHGIDVSRHNDRINWKRVRQMEADGVRLQFVFVKATEGATMTDKHFGKNWQEAKNSTLRRGAYHFYHPTRDPVKQAQNFIRHVDLTTGDFAPVVDFEVTNGQSDETIINGLRLWLETVEEHYQARPIIYTNGNLYKRYIKGNLDEYPLWIADYSTKHLRSYDADHLYLWQHNQSGWVQGIRGQVDFNVFVMDEKRLGEICL, encoded by the coding sequence ATGAAAGCACGCGTTTTAATCAATATCATTCTTCGACGCTATGGTCTCTGGATTGCCGCGTTCATGGTGTTGCTCATTGGGTATTTAATTTTTCGGTCCTATCGGCAGGATGATATGGACTGGCGTTTTGTGCGGGCTTTCGGGATTCGTCTACCGATGCGCTACGGCATTCATGGGATCGACGTATCGCGGCACAACGACCGCATCAACTGGAAACGGGTGCGGCAGATGGAAGCCGATGGCGTACGACTGCAATTTGTTTTTGTAAAAGCGACCGAAGGGGCAACGATGACCGATAAACACTTCGGTAAAAACTGGCAGGAAGCAAAGAACTCAACGCTCCGCCGGGGAGCGTATCATTTCTACCATCCAACCCGCGACCCCGTTAAACAGGCCCAGAATTTCATCCGGCACGTTGATCTGACAACCGGTGATTTTGCGCCCGTTGTCGATTTTGAGGTTACGAACGGCCAGTCCGACGAAACCATTATCAATGGCCTTCGCCTATGGCTGGAAACCGTAGAAGAACATTATCAGGCCCGACCGATCATTTATACCAACGGAAATCTTTATAAGCGGTATATAAAAGGAAATCTGGATGAGTATCCGCTCTGGATTGCCGACTACTCCACAAAGCACCTCCGCTCCTACGATGCCGATCACCTGTATTTGTGGCAGCACAATCAAAGCGGCTGGGTACAGGGCATTCGCGGACAGGTCGATTTCAATGTCTTCGTTATGGACGAAAAACGCTTGGGCGAGATCTGTTTGTAG
- a CDS encoding peroxiredoxin: MSLRLGDIAPDFEADTTQGHIHFHEWLGNSWGMLFSHPADFTPVCTTELGRTALLKDEFGKRNVKVIAVSIDDLESHNRWTPDIKDVTGSEVNFPIIADADRNVATLYDMIHPNASEKTTVRSVFVIGPDKKIKLTLTYPASTGRNFNELIRVIDSLQLTADYQVATPADWQQGDDVIVTPAVSNDQLEEKFPKGVTFVKPYLRTTPQPNK; this comes from the coding sequence ATGTCACTTCGCTTAGGAGACATCGCGCCCGATTTTGAGGCCGACACAACGCAAGGTCATATTCATTTCCACGAGTGGCTCGGAAATTCGTGGGGAATGTTGTTCTCCCACCCTGCTGACTTTACACCGGTCTGCACCACTGAATTGGGCCGGACTGCCCTATTGAAAGACGAATTTGGTAAGCGTAACGTAAAAGTTATTGCCGTGTCGATCGATGACCTCGAATCGCACAATCGTTGGACACCCGATATTAAAGACGTAACCGGATCAGAAGTCAACTTCCCGATCATTGCAGACGCCGACCGGAACGTGGCCACGCTATATGACATGATCCACCCTAACGCCAGCGAGAAAACAACGGTGCGGTCAGTATTCGTGATTGGACCCGATAAAAAAATCAAGTTGACCCTGACTTATCCAGCTTCCACGGGTCGTAACTTCAACGAGTTGATTCGCGTTATCGATTCGCTGCAATTAACGGCCGATTACCAGGTCGCAACACCCGCCGACTGGCAGCAAGGCGACGACGTCATTGTGACCCCAGCGGTATCGAACGATCAGTTGGAGGAAAAATTCCCGAAAGGCGTAACGTTTGTTAAACCTTATCTGCGCACAACACCACAGCCTAATAAATAG
- the topA gene encoding type I DNA topoisomerase, producing the protein MSKNLVIVESPAKAKTIEGYLGKDFTVKSSFGHVRDLPKDGLAVDVANGFQPSYEISPDKKKLVSELKSLAKSADEVWLATDDDREGEAISWHLKEALGLRDNTKRIVFREITKNAIQNAIKTPRTIDVDLVNAQQARRVLDRLVGYELSPVLWRKIKGGSAGLSAGRVQSVALRLVVEREREIDKHQSKSSFKVSAQFIVDGSKVLNAELPKNFATAAEARNFLEACIGASFTIKNLEVKPAKKSPAPPFTTSTLQQESSRKLGYSVDRTMRIAQNLYEAGKISYMRTDSTNLSQEAIDKAVAEIGSEFGQKYIQTRQFKTKNESAQEAHEAIRPTNFNDRNAGADRDQKRLYELIWKRAIASQMADAQLERTTVTISIRFANGATVTVQTNVDDSPFADTPATPAKGFPSELVAQGEVIKFDGFLRVYLESKDDEEDEDAKGMLPPLSVGQVLNLGQMKATEKFSRPQPRYAEASLVKKLEEMGIGRPSTYAPTISTIVNRGYVIKQDKPGQERKYLEYTLQRDQISETSGKETFGSEKAKLFPTNTGIVVSDFLVEYFPDIVDYKFTATVEKDFDEIADGRMNWKTMLEGFYGDFHKNIEEIQGSSVVSFKTGARDLGLDPRTGKKISARLGRYGAYAQIGESTDEEKPQYANLRDGQLIETITIQEALDLFALPREVGFFEDKPMTIGIGKFGPYVKHDDKYVSLTKEDDPYSIDADRATALIQAKRAESVSEALGEFEGKLVSTGKGRFGPYVKFEDKYVSLPRNESLAGLTLERAIELILAKREVEAKKYIKEFPENPAIKVINGQYGPYLAVGKRNVKIPKDIDPATLTLEDCLQLAGDDPAASKTKAPAKKAASAKPTSAKTTSTKATSTKVKATDTTAKKPAAKKTTATVKKTVAKK; encoded by the coding sequence ATGTCGAAAAACTTAGTCATTGTGGAGTCGCCGGCGAAGGCGAAAACCATAGAAGGCTATCTGGGTAAGGACTTTACGGTGAAGTCAAGTTTCGGTCACGTTCGCGATTTGCCCAAAGACGGGCTGGCCGTAGACGTGGCGAACGGCTTCCAACCGTCTTACGAAATTTCGCCCGATAAGAAGAAACTGGTTAGTGAACTGAAATCGCTCGCAAAATCGGCGGACGAAGTTTGGCTCGCTACTGACGATGACCGCGAAGGAGAAGCCATTTCCTGGCACCTTAAGGAAGCACTCGGCCTTCGCGACAATACCAAGCGTATTGTTTTCCGCGAAATCACAAAGAATGCCATCCAGAATGCCATTAAGACCCCGCGCACGATTGATGTGGATTTGGTGAATGCCCAACAGGCCCGGCGTGTTCTCGACCGGCTGGTCGGGTATGAACTGTCGCCGGTGTTGTGGCGTAAAATCAAAGGCGGTAGTGCTGGACTGTCGGCGGGTCGCGTTCAATCGGTTGCGTTGCGGCTGGTTGTTGAACGCGAACGAGAGATCGACAAGCACCAGTCGAAGTCTTCGTTCAAGGTATCGGCCCAGTTCATCGTTGACGGCTCCAAAGTGCTGAACGCCGAACTACCAAAAAACTTTGCGACAGCGGCCGAAGCGCGGAATTTTCTGGAAGCGTGTATCGGTGCTTCGTTCACGATCAAGAACCTGGAGGTAAAACCGGCCAAGAAATCACCGGCTCCACCCTTTACGACCTCAACGCTTCAACAGGAATCGTCACGTAAGCTCGGTTACTCCGTCGACCGCACCATGCGGATCGCGCAGAACCTGTACGAAGCCGGTAAGATCTCGTACATGCGTACTGACTCGACCAATCTCTCGCAGGAAGCGATTGACAAGGCGGTTGCTGAGATTGGCAGCGAGTTCGGGCAAAAATATATTCAGACACGTCAGTTCAAGACGAAAAATGAATCGGCTCAGGAGGCTCACGAAGCCATCCGCCCGACGAATTTCAACGATCGCAATGCCGGAGCCGACCGCGACCAGAAACGGTTATACGAGCTGATCTGGAAACGGGCGATCGCGTCGCAAATGGCCGATGCCCAGCTCGAACGGACCACCGTAACGATCAGCATCCGGTTTGCGAATGGAGCCACCGTAACGGTTCAGACGAACGTTGACGACAGCCCGTTTGCGGATACACCAGCCACCCCGGCGAAGGGCTTCCCCAGCGAACTCGTTGCGCAGGGTGAAGTGATCAAGTTTGACGGTTTTCTGCGCGTTTATCTCGAATCGAAAGATGATGAGGAAGACGAAGACGCCAAAGGCATGTTGCCTCCCCTCTCGGTGGGTCAGGTGCTGAACCTCGGCCAGATGAAGGCGACGGAGAAGTTCTCGCGTCCGCAACCGCGTTACGCCGAAGCATCGCTGGTGAAAAAACTCGAAGAAATGGGAATCGGTCGTCCATCGACCTATGCGCCAACCATCTCGACGATTGTTAATCGGGGTTATGTTATCAAGCAGGACAAGCCGGGGCAGGAGCGTAAATACCTGGAATACACACTTCAACGCGATCAGATCAGCGAAACGAGCGGTAAAGAAACGTTCGGCTCCGAAAAAGCCAAGCTGTTTCCGACCAACACGGGTATTGTCGTCAGTGACTTTCTGGTCGAATACTTCCCCGATATTGTGGATTACAAATTCACGGCGACGGTTGAGAAGGATTTCGATGAGATTGCCGATGGCCGCATGAACTGGAAAACGATGCTGGAAGGTTTCTACGGCGATTTCCACAAAAATATTGAAGAAATTCAGGGCTCGTCGGTCGTGTCGTTCAAGACTGGCGCGCGCGATTTGGGCCTTGATCCACGAACGGGCAAAAAGATCTCGGCGCGGCTTGGCCGATACGGTGCTTATGCTCAGATTGGCGAATCGACCGATGAGGAGAAGCCGCAGTATGCAAACCTGCGCGATGGGCAGCTGATCGAAACCATTACAATTCAGGAGGCTCTTGACCTCTTCGCATTGCCGCGTGAAGTGGGTTTCTTTGAAGACAAGCCCATGACCATCGGAATTGGCAAGTTTGGCCCCTATGTGAAGCACGACGACAAATACGTTTCGCTGACCAAGGAGGATGACCCCTATTCGATTGATGCCGACCGCGCAACGGCCCTAATCCAGGCGAAACGGGCCGAATCGGTCAGCGAAGCGCTGGGTGAGTTTGAAGGCAAGCTTGTCTCAACCGGTAAAGGTCGTTTCGGACCATACGTTAAATTCGAAGATAAGTATGTTTCGCTGCCCCGCAACGAATCGCTGGCTGGTCTGACGCTTGAGCGTGCCATCGAGCTGATTCTGGCCAAACGCGAGGTCGAAGCAAAAAAATACATTAAGGAGTTTCCCGAAAATCCAGCGATCAAAGTCATTAACGGTCAATACGGTCCGTATCTGGCTGTTGGCAAACGAAACGTTAAGATACCCAAGGATATTGATCCGGCGACACTAACCCTGGAAGATTGCCTACAACTGGCGGGCGACGATCCGGCGGCTTCCAAGACTAAGGCTCCGGCGAAGAAAGCGGCTTCCGCAAAACCAACGTCAGCGAAGACAACTTCCACAAAAGCAACGTCAACGAAGGTAAAAGCAACCGACACGACGGCCAAAAAGCCAGCAGCGAAGAAAACGACTGCCACCGTAAAAAAAACGGTAGCGAAAAAGTAA
- a CDS encoding DUF3299 domain-containing protein, translated as MNRLLVALLFASFVAFSFRPLEPVRPGRETTPTTASAEPVKLSWEVLRDVTFKKKWYAEESVYMLYPTFGQGIQKLNGKTVDLTGYVLPVDLESNLYVLSAFPYSACFFCGGAGPESVVSLKFKKTGKKFKTDERRTFRGTLKLNADNIYELNYILADAEMIEE; from the coding sequence ATGAACCGGTTACTCGTCGCTCTGCTATTCGCCAGTTTTGTTGCCTTCTCTTTCCGGCCACTGGAGCCTGTACGCCCAGGCCGTGAAACCACACCAACAACCGCTTCTGCTGAGCCGGTAAAATTGTCGTGGGAGGTTTTACGTGATGTCACGTTCAAGAAGAAGTGGTACGCCGAAGAGTCTGTTTATATGCTTTATCCGACGTTTGGACAGGGTATTCAGAAACTCAACGGCAAAACCGTTGACCTAACGGGTTATGTATTGCCGGTTGATCTGGAGTCGAATCTGTACGTTTTGTCGGCTTTTCCCTACAGCGCCTGTTTCTTTTGCGGTGGCGCAGGACCGGAGTCTGTCGTGTCGCTGAAATTCAAAAAAACAGGAAAGAAATTTAAAACCGATGAGCGCCGTACCTTCCGGGGAACGCTTAAACTGAACGCCGATAATATTTACGAACTCAACTACATTCTGGCCGACGCCGAGATGATCGAGGAGTAA
- a CDS encoding sensor histidine kinase — MASIKLTVTDFLSDNTKNDQAIPFRFTRLYVTLFLILAVLLTGGQLLTQWRLSTVQDELWIIRYTALQRHQSQQIVKQALQVTDSKEGSDFNQNLAELRHVFSAFERYHLESRQGQVTDHNVLIPNSDTIQRLYTNISPEFNAIQQSIGNLIKLQRPEDVSQPVVQASLKLLLANEKPFLEEIDGIVRQHTSELRNQLIRLESIELYLYIISIAVMLGIGFLIFRPATHRLKQTIAQLIEAERQASIANKELLYVNKSLNETRQKLFEATRLQYQQEIDEQKIRTSYLMAGQEDERKRLSRELHDGLGQMLTAIKLQIEGLEAGLRRASAEPGKTDLMAHSKSITNLKKLVTQTIQETRTISNNLMPSVLSDFGIVPAIKMLAENDRSETVDVTFESNLTADDPRLDKNVEIMLYRITQEALSNAVRHAHPSHIHIELIERQNYVHLLVTDDGRGFRPVSQRSKLPSPTKNGRAPSQGLHNMEERAKLLNGRLKISSVPGKGTKVQVSIPYKLQSAHYDAN; from the coding sequence TTGGCTTCGATCAAACTGACCGTGACCGACTTTCTCAGCGATAACACAAAAAACGATCAGGCAATTCCCTTTCGCTTCACGCGCCTGTATGTTACCTTATTTCTCATCCTGGCAGTACTGCTTACGGGTGGACAACTTCTCACACAATGGCGGCTTAGCACAGTGCAGGATGAATTGTGGATCATCCGGTACACGGCTCTTCAGCGGCATCAAAGCCAGCAAATTGTTAAGCAGGCACTTCAGGTGACCGACAGCAAGGAGGGCAGTGACTTCAATCAGAACCTGGCCGAACTGCGCCATGTGTTCAGCGCCTTCGAACGTTATCATCTGGAGAGCCGTCAGGGACAAGTTACGGACCATAATGTCCTGATTCCCAATTCCGACACCATCCAGCGGCTCTACACCAACATCAGTCCGGAATTTAACGCTATTCAGCAAAGTATCGGCAATCTGATCAAGTTACAGCGCCCGGAAGATGTGTCGCAGCCCGTCGTTCAGGCCAGCCTGAAATTGCTTCTTGCCAATGAAAAGCCTTTTCTGGAAGAGATCGATGGTATCGTACGCCAACATACCAGTGAATTGCGTAACCAGTTGATCCGGCTGGAATCGATCGAATTGTATTTATACATAATCTCCATTGCCGTCATGCTCGGCATCGGTTTCCTGATTTTTCGGCCTGCCACTCACCGATTAAAACAGACGATTGCCCAACTTATCGAAGCGGAACGTCAGGCCAGTATTGCCAATAAGGAATTATTATACGTCAATAAGTCGCTGAACGAAACACGTCAAAAATTATTCGAAGCTACTCGATTGCAGTATCAGCAGGAGATCGACGAACAGAAAATCCGTACGTCTTACCTGATGGCCGGTCAGGAGGATGAGCGCAAACGCCTGTCCCGCGAACTGCACGACGGGCTGGGGCAAATGTTAACCGCGATCAAACTACAAATTGAGGGACTGGAAGCCGGACTCAGACGCGCATCGGCGGAACCCGGCAAAACTGATCTAATGGCACATTCGAAAAGTATTACGAACCTCAAAAAATTAGTTACGCAAACAATCCAGGAAACGAGAACAATTTCTAACAATTTGATGCCTAGCGTGTTGAGTGATTTCGGCATCGTCCCCGCTATCAAAATGCTGGCAGAAAATGACCGCAGTGAGACTGTCGATGTAACATTCGAATCGAACCTTACTGCGGATGATCCTCGTTTAGATAAAAACGTAGAAATCATGCTCTATCGGATCACGCAGGAAGCGCTTAGTAATGCCGTGCGCCATGCACACCCCTCGCACATTCATATCGAATTGATCGAACGGCAAAACTATGTTCACCTGCTTGTCACCGACGATGGGCGAGGTTTCAGACCGGTAAGCCAACGCTCAAAGCTTCCCAGCCCAACCAAAAATGGACGTGCTCCTTCGCAGGGTTTACACAACATGGAGGAACGAGCGAAACTCCTTAATGGTCGATTGAAAATCAGTTCAGTGCCCGGAAAAGGCACCAAAGTTCAAGTAAGTATTCCGTATAAGTTGCAATCTGCTCACTATGACGCCAATTAA